GGCGAAGAAGATCGATGATAGTGGTAGGATGTTCGAAAGCCCTCTTATGGAGGCACTTACTAAAACGCATATAGCATTCCCGCTTACAATTTTCTTCGGTACCGGGGCACTTGCTCTCTATTGGTGCATTGGGCCGCTTGGTCTTGGGATCATCGGTTCATTGTCCCTATTCATCGTTGGTGGCATTTTCTTTACGCTGGTTGAATATCTGGTGCATCGCTATTTCTACCATATGGGTGTGGATACAGCTCGTAAGGCCAGACTCCAGTATCTTTTTCACGGCGTGCATCACGATCACCCTCGGGATAAAAAGCGTTTGGCAATGCCACCACTTATGAGCGCATTCATGGCAGTACTGTTCGTGGGTATCTACCGCTTATTGATGGGGAATTATGGTTACGCATTCGGTGGTGGATTCATGACGGGTTATGCCACTTACTTGCTGATCCATTACGCCATACACATCTACACACCTCCAAAGAATATTTTAAGGATCATCTGGAAGCACCATAACCTGCATCACTTTGTTGGGGACACGGGGGCGTTCGGAGTTAGCTCTCCTTTGTGGGACCACATCTTCGGAACCATGCCGGAAGACCCACTGAAGAAGCGTAAAATGCAGACCAACACATGAGCTCTTCCCATATGAATAGAGCCTTCCAAGCTGCATCGTTCAACAATTGAAAAAAACGTTGAAAGAGAAGGCCCAGTATGCGTTTCATACTGGGCCTTCTTTTTATTGAACGAAGTTGATCACTTCATGCTAAACCGGATCTGGAGCTTCCTTTGGGTTCGGACCCCATTTGTTCGCGCCAGGGACACTGTCCTTAAGGGCTAAAACTAGCAGCCAAATACCACCGATAAGCGGAATTAGAACTATCAGAAACATCCAACCACTTTTACCAACGTCATGCAACCGTCTTACCCCAACAGCAAGACCTGGAACCAACAAGGCCAAAGCAACCAGTCCATAAAAAGGCCCATAGGGTACCTCTTCGCTCATTGTTAAACCAAGGACATTATCAAGAACCATAGCGACAATTGCCGCAATAATGTAGAACAGAGTGAACATCCAGTATTCTTTTCTTCTTGCTCTGCTGCTAAAGTCCGCGTATTGCTTCAGTGCTTTTAGAAACCAATTCATGAGAGTGGGTTTTAGGTGAGAAAATGAATCCAATCCCGCTCATTCTGATGCGGAACAGATGCAATATATGCTGGATCAATAAAGCTCGAACTAACTCCCCTCCGATGTTATTAACAACTTATTCACCTAAGGACCAAGTTGTTCAAGATCATCGAACCTAACAATACAGAAGCGTGATCTCAGTGGACCTGGGTTGATCCCTAACGTTGAAATGATGTTCACGCAAAGAGCAGTTATCCCTATCGGATCACTGAGCACGGATCCGGATCACTCATGATCCCTTCCAAAGCCCTTTCCTCCTTCTTTCCAAAGTTCAGCTTCAGCTTTCAGAACGGCTTTAAGGCTATCACTCACTTCCTTATCCTCAAACCGTTCAAGATCCGGCTGACCTGCTGCAACCCAAGCGGAGTACCACAAACTTCCTAGTGTAATAATGGACGAATTCATGCGTGATTCTACCATACCACCCATGGCCGCTTCATACGCCATCGTGAACTCCCTTGAATAGGTGCGCATTCCACTTCTTCCTCGATCCTCGAAAACGAACTTTCGGTCCTCTGGAAATTCAATGCTCAAACGCTTTTCTATCCCAAATACGGAATCCAAGTGTGAGTGGCTGTCCTTAACGGCGATCCAAGCAGCATCCAAAGGCCTGTCAATGATCTGCGCTCGACCGACCAAGTGATCATAGTTCTCTGCGCTCAACTCAGGGATGCGTGATTCCCAAAAAGCATGTATCCCGTATTGGTCCGTGAACTGTCCATTGTAATTCTCGGTCGTGTGGAGCGGCACATGTGCATCTGCGATGTAATGGCCCAGTTCGGTCGCGTTCCTCAATATCCGGTCCACATCGCCACGTTGGAATGCCGCCACTAATCGCCCGAACATAACTTCGATGTGCCAAGGCACGATCCCGTATGCCTGTAAAGTATCTTCCGTGTATTTCGTAATGGCATCATCCCATTTCTTGGGCATCACATCAAATACG
This genomic window from Flavobacteriales bacterium contains:
- a CDS encoding S1/P1 Nuclease, with amino-acid sequence MKRTFVVLIVLLAIFLAFPERTAPDANAWGFYGHKRINRMACYTLPPEMFGFFKRHIDFISDHAVDPDARRYAVEGEAQRHYIDIDHYEKAGEDVFDVMPKKWDDAITKYTEDTLQAYGIVPWHIEVMFGRLVAAFQRGDVDRILRNATELGHYIADAHVPLHTTENYNGQFTDQYGIHAFWESRIPELSAENYDHLVGRAQIIDRPLDAAWIAVKDSHSHLDSVFGIEKRLSIEFPEDRKFVFEDRGRSGMRTYSREFTMAYEAAMGGMVESRMNSSIITLGSLWYSAWVAAGQPDLERFEDKEVSDSLKAVLKAEAELWKEGGKGFGRDHE
- a CDS encoding DUF805 domain-containing protein, which produces MNWFLKALKQYADFSSRARRKEYWMFTLFYIIAAIVAMVLDNVLGLTMSEEVPYGPFYGLVALALLVPGLAVGVRRLHDVGKSGWMFLIVLIPLIGGIWLLVLALKDSVPGANKWGPNPKEAPDPV
- a CDS encoding sterol desaturase family protein produces the protein MAKKIDDSGRMFESPLMEALTKTHIAFPLTIFFGTGALALYWCIGPLGLGIIGSLSLFIVGGIFFTLVEYLVHRYFYHMGVDTARKARLQYLFHGVHHDHPRDKKRLAMPPLMSAFMAVLFVGIYRLLMGNYGYAFGGGFMTGYATYLLIHYAIHIYTPPKNILRIIWKHHNLHHFVGDTGAFGVSSPLWDHIFGTMPEDPLKKRKMQTNT